A genome region from Serinus canaria isolate serCan28SL12 chromosome 19, serCan2020, whole genome shotgun sequence includes the following:
- the RAP1GAP2 gene encoding rap1 GTPase-activating protein 2 isoform X5 has product MASGKAAGERRWELVRWYVREGRFRIEERTLTAFQWLHSPQQHRIVSRADLGSPSRIDKTMLASLKIKKQELLNSTDVTVPERPLSPPLTAPPTMKSAEFFEMLEKMQAPKLEEQRSGGQKHKEDYIPYPSIDEILEKGSPYPLIILPQFGGYWIEDPENLGTPTSSDSSICEEEEENLSPSTYGYKLECKGEARAYRKHFLGKDHLNFYCTASSLGNLILSVKCEETDGTEYLRVILRSKVKTLHERIPLAGFSKLPSIPQIAKAFCDDASGLKFNPVLYPKASQMIVSYDEHEVNNTFKFGVIYQKFRQTQEEELFGNNEESTAFKNFLSFLGDTITLQDFKGFRGGLDVSHGQTGVESVYTVFRDREIMFHVSTKLPFTEGDTQQLQRKRHIGNDIVAIIFQEENTPFVPDMIASNFLHAYIVVQVENPEADNTAYKVSVTAREDVPSFGPPLPSPPVFQKSPEFREFLLTKLINAENACCKSDKFAKLEDRTRAALLDNLHDELHGHTQTMLGLGPEEDKLENGGHGGFLESFKRAIRVRSHSMETMVGSQKKHHGSGIPGSLSGGIAHNSGEVTKTTFSPPVPAVAAKNQSRSPIKRRSGLFPRLHTTSESQAESRTSDSVSGAQKTPDLGHSSQEMKSETSSNPSSPEICPNKDSTSSFSSTAGESETLEEYDSVGSQPSTASPFKQDVFVYSASPGSESPGAGATATPVIMSRSPTADLKNRNSPRSNLKFRFDKLSHGSSSMGH; this is encoded by the exons gaaacaggagctgctgaacAGCACGGATGTGACCGTCCCGGAGCGGCCCCTGTCGCCCCCCCTGACGGCCCCCCCGACCATGAAG tcgGCAGAATTCTTCGAAATGCTGGAGAAAAtgcag GCACCAAAACTGGAAGAACAGAGGTCTGGAGGCCAAAAACACAAG GAAGACTACATCCCATACCCCAGCATCGATGAG atcctggagaagggtAGCCCATACCCGCTGATCATCCTGCCCCAGTTTGGGGGATACTGGATAGAAGACCCAGAAAACCTTGGCACACCCACCTCATCTGACAGCAGCATctgcgaggaggaggaggaaaacctcagccccagcacctaTGGCTACAAGCTGGAGTGCAAGGGGGAGGCCAGAGCCTACCGCAAGCATTTCCTGGGGAAG gaTCATTTAAATTTCTACTGTACAGCCAGCAGCCTTGGAAATCTGATCCTTTCTGTCAAATGCGAGGAGACAGATGGCACAGAATATTTAAGGGTTATACTCAg GTCCAAAGTGAAGACATTGCATGAAAGGATTCCGTTGGCAGGATTCAGCAAACTCCCAAGTATCCCCCAGATTGCAAAG GCCTTCTGTGATGATGCCTCTGGGCTGAAGTTTAACCCGGTTCTCTACCCCAAG gCATCCCAGATGATAGTGTCTTATGATGAGCATGAGGTCAACAACACGTTCAAGTTTGGTGTGATCTATCAGAAGTTCAGGCAG ACCCAAGAGGAGGAGCTGTTTGGCAATAATGAAGAGAGCACTGCCTTCAAGAACTTCTTAAGTTTTCTGGGAGACACCATAACTCTCCAGGACTTCAAAGG TTTTCGAGGAGGCCTGGATGTCAGCCATGGGCAGACGGGAGTGGAGTCTGTGTACACGGTGTTCAGGGACAGGGAGATAATGTTTCATGTCTCTACAAAGCTGCCTTTTACCGAAGGAGACACACAACAA CTCCAGAGGAAGAGGCACATTGGCAACGACATTGTGGCAATTATCTTCCAAGAGGAGAACACACCATTTGTGCCAGACATGATTGCCTCCAACTTCCTGCACGCCTACATCGTGGTGCAGGTGGAGAACCCCGAGGCGGACAATACGGCCTACAAG GTGTCAGTCACAGCCCGGGAAGACGTTCCCTCCTTTGGCCCACCCCTGCCGAGCCCACCGGTGTTCCAGAAG agccccgaGTTCCGGGAGTTCCTGCTGACCAAGCTCATCAATGCTGAGAACGCCTGCTGCAAGTCCGACAAGTTTGCCAAGCTGGAG GACCGGACACGGGCTGCCCTGCTGGACAATCTCCACGACGAGCTGCACGGGCACACCCAGAccatgctggggctggggcccGAGGAGGACAAGCTGGAGAATGGGGGTCATGGAGGCTTCCTGGAGTCTTTCAAG agagCCATCCGGGTGCGCAGCCACTCCATGGAGACCATGGTGGGCAGCCAGAAGAAGCACCATGGCAGTGGCATCCCAGGCAGCCTCAGCGGGGGCATTGCACACAACAGCGGCGAGGTGACCAAGACCACCTTTTCG ccccctgTCCCCGCTGTTGCTGCCAAGAACCAGTCCAGGAGCCCCATCAAGCGCCGCTCAGGGCTGTTCCCTCGCCTGCACACGACGTCAGAGAGCCAGGCGGAGAGCAGGACCAG CGACAGTGTTTCTGGAGCCCAGAAGACACCAGATTTGGGACATTCTTCTCAAGAGATGAAATCTGAAACCTCATCCAACCCCAGCTCCCCTGAAATATGCCCCAACAAAGACAG caccagcagcttcagcagcacGGCGGGGGAGAGCGAGACCCTGGAGGAGTACGACAGCGTG GGGAGCCAGCCCTCCACGGCGTCACCCTTCAAGCAGGACGTGTTTGTGTACAGCGCTTCGCCCGGCAGCGAGAGCCCTGGCGCGGGGGCCACGGCCACGCCTGTCATCATGAGCAGGAGCCCCACAG CAGATCTAAAGAACAGAAATTCTCCAAGGTCCAACCTGAAGTTTCGCTTTGACAAGCTCAGCCATGGCAGCTCCAGCATG GGCCACTAG
- the RAP1GAP2 gene encoding rap1 GTPase-activating protein 2 isoform X6 → MSRAGGRTRSRRAGVRAAVVLIGLLHRSRQSSERRKQELLNSTDVTVPERPLSPPLTAPPTMKSAEFFEMLEKMQAPKLEEQRSGGQKHKEDYIPYPSIDEILEKGSPYPLIILPQFGGYWIEDPENLGTPTSSDSSICEEEEENLSPSTYGYKLECKGEARAYRKHFLGKDHLNFYCTASSLGNLILSVKCEETDGTEYLRVILRSKVKTLHERIPLAGFSKLPSIPQIAKAFCDDASGLKFNPVLYPKASQMIVSYDEHEVNNTFKFGVIYQKFRQTQEEELFGNNEESTAFKNFLSFLGDTITLQDFKGFRGGLDVSHGQTGVESVYTVFRDREIMFHVSTKLPFTEGDTQQLQRKRHIGNDIVAIIFQEENTPFVPDMIASNFLHAYIVVQVENPEADNTAYKVSVTAREDVPSFGPPLPSPPVFQKSPEFREFLLTKLINAENACCKSDKFAKLEDRTRAALLDNLHDELHGHTQTMLGLGPEEDKLENGGHGGFLESFKRAIRVRSHSMETMVGSQKKHHGSGIPGSLSGGIAHNSGEVTKTTFSPPVPAVAAKNQSRSPIKRRSGLFPRLHTTSESQAESRTRCDSVSGAQKTPDLGHSSQEMKSETSSNPSSPEICPNKDRPFIKLKENGRSNISRSSSSTSSFSSTAGESETLEEYDSVGSQPSTASPFKQDVFVYSASPGSESPGAGATATPVIMSRSPTADLKNRNSPRSNLKFRFDKLSHGSSSMGH, encoded by the exons aTGTCCCGGGCGGGCGGCAGGACGCGGTCCCGGCGCGCGGGGGTGCGGGCGGCCGTGGTGCTGATCGGGCTCCTGCACCGCTCCCGGCAGAGCAGCGAGAGAAG gaaacaggagctgctgaacAGCACGGATGTGACCGTCCCGGAGCGGCCCCTGTCGCCCCCCCTGACGGCCCCCCCGACCATGAAG tcgGCAGAATTCTTCGAAATGCTGGAGAAAAtgcag GCACCAAAACTGGAAGAACAGAGGTCTGGAGGCCAAAAACACAAG GAAGACTACATCCCATACCCCAGCATCGATGAG atcctggagaagggtAGCCCATACCCGCTGATCATCCTGCCCCAGTTTGGGGGATACTGGATAGAAGACCCAGAAAACCTTGGCACACCCACCTCATCTGACAGCAGCATctgcgaggaggaggaggaaaacctcagccccagcacctaTGGCTACAAGCTGGAGTGCAAGGGGGAGGCCAGAGCCTACCGCAAGCATTTCCTGGGGAAG gaTCATTTAAATTTCTACTGTACAGCCAGCAGCCTTGGAAATCTGATCCTTTCTGTCAAATGCGAGGAGACAGATGGCACAGAATATTTAAGGGTTATACTCAg GTCCAAAGTGAAGACATTGCATGAAAGGATTCCGTTGGCAGGATTCAGCAAACTCCCAAGTATCCCCCAGATTGCAAAG GCCTTCTGTGATGATGCCTCTGGGCTGAAGTTTAACCCGGTTCTCTACCCCAAG gCATCCCAGATGATAGTGTCTTATGATGAGCATGAGGTCAACAACACGTTCAAGTTTGGTGTGATCTATCAGAAGTTCAGGCAG ACCCAAGAGGAGGAGCTGTTTGGCAATAATGAAGAGAGCACTGCCTTCAAGAACTTCTTAAGTTTTCTGGGAGACACCATAACTCTCCAGGACTTCAAAGG TTTTCGAGGAGGCCTGGATGTCAGCCATGGGCAGACGGGAGTGGAGTCTGTGTACACGGTGTTCAGGGACAGGGAGATAATGTTTCATGTCTCTACAAAGCTGCCTTTTACCGAAGGAGACACACAACAA CTCCAGAGGAAGAGGCACATTGGCAACGACATTGTGGCAATTATCTTCCAAGAGGAGAACACACCATTTGTGCCAGACATGATTGCCTCCAACTTCCTGCACGCCTACATCGTGGTGCAGGTGGAGAACCCCGAGGCGGACAATACGGCCTACAAG GTGTCAGTCACAGCCCGGGAAGACGTTCCCTCCTTTGGCCCACCCCTGCCGAGCCCACCGGTGTTCCAGAAG agccccgaGTTCCGGGAGTTCCTGCTGACCAAGCTCATCAATGCTGAGAACGCCTGCTGCAAGTCCGACAAGTTTGCCAAGCTGGAG GACCGGACACGGGCTGCCCTGCTGGACAATCTCCACGACGAGCTGCACGGGCACACCCAGAccatgctggggctggggcccGAGGAGGACAAGCTGGAGAATGGGGGTCATGGAGGCTTCCTGGAGTCTTTCAAG agagCCATCCGGGTGCGCAGCCACTCCATGGAGACCATGGTGGGCAGCCAGAAGAAGCACCATGGCAGTGGCATCCCAGGCAGCCTCAGCGGGGGCATTGCACACAACAGCGGCGAGGTGACCAAGACCACCTTTTCG ccccctgTCCCCGCTGTTGCTGCCAAGAACCAGTCCAGGAGCCCCATCAAGCGCCGCTCAGGGCTGTTCCCTCGCCTGCACACGACGTCAGAGAGCCAGGCGGAGAGCAGGACCAGGTG CGACAGTGTTTCTGGAGCCCAGAAGACACCAGATTTGGGACATTCTTCTCAAGAGATGAAATCTGAAACCTCATCCAACCCCAGCTCCCCTGAAATATGCCCCAACAAAGACAG GCCTTTTATCAAGCTGAAAGAGAACGGGCGGTCGAACATCTCCCgttcctcctccagcaccagcagcttcagcagcacGGCGGGGGAGAGCGAGACCCTGGAGGAGTACGACAGCGTG GGGAGCCAGCCCTCCACGGCGTCACCCTTCAAGCAGGACGTGTTTGTGTACAGCGCTTCGCCCGGCAGCGAGAGCCCTGGCGCGGGGGCCACGGCCACGCCTGTCATCATGAGCAGGAGCCCCACAG CAGATCTAAAGAACAGAAATTCTCCAAGGTCCAACCTGAAGTTTCGCTTTGACAAGCTCAGCCATGGCAGCTCCAGCATG GGCCACTAG